The Aureitalea marina genome includes a window with the following:
- the htpG gene encoding molecular chaperone HtpG produces the protein MSSGTINVSVENIFPLIKKFLYSDHEIFLRELISNATDATLKLKHLHSIGQASGEYGEPQIEVSIDKESKTLTISDQGIGMTAEEVEKYINQIAFSGAEEFIEKYKDQQGEEAGIIGHFGLGFYSAFMVADRVEIITKSYQDEPAAHWSCDGSPNYTLEEAERTERGTSIILHIAEDSTEFLEESRISELLRKYNKFMPIPIKFGTRTETLPKPEDAKEDDPAPTQEVDNIINNPNPAWTRKPSDLEEDDYKQFYRELYPMQFEEPLFNIHLNVDYPFNLTGILYFPKLSNDLNMQKDRIQLYQNQVFVTDNVEGIVPEFLTMLRGVIDSPDIPLNVSRSYLQADGAVKKISSYITRKVADKLKSIFNDDRDAFQQKWDDIKIVVEYGMLTEDKFFEKAQKFALYPTVDGDYFTFEELTEKIKENQTDKEDKLVVLYASDKDQQHSYIEAAKGKGYEVLLLNSPIVSHLIQKLESEHENTTFTRVDSDHIDKLIQKDEEIASVLNEEEKERLNSLMSEVIPSEKFTLQLEAMDQEASPFTITEPEFMRRMKEMQKSGGGGMFGMGNMPDVYNVIVNTNHELIGKILATKTRKKQERLINQSLDLARLSKNLLQGEELTRFIQRSYDLIK, from the coding sequence ATGAGTTCAGGAACCATAAATGTCTCTGTTGAGAACATCTTCCCACTGATCAAAAAATTCCTTTACAGCGACCATGAGATCTTCTTACGCGAGCTGATATCCAATGCCACGGACGCAACCCTAAAGTTGAAACACTTACACAGTATAGGTCAGGCCTCCGGGGAATATGGCGAACCACAGATCGAGGTAAGCATAGATAAAGAATCTAAAACACTGACTATCAGTGATCAAGGTATCGGAATGACGGCTGAAGAGGTTGAAAAATACATCAATCAAATTGCCTTTTCTGGTGCCGAGGAATTCATCGAGAAATACAAGGACCAACAAGGCGAGGAGGCCGGGATCATTGGTCATTTTGGCCTCGGATTCTATTCCGCTTTTATGGTGGCCGATCGGGTTGAGATCATCACTAAAAGTTATCAGGACGAGCCAGCTGCACACTGGAGCTGTGACGGATCTCCAAACTACACCTTGGAAGAAGCGGAGAGAACGGAAAGAGGGACGTCTATAATTTTACATATAGCTGAAGACTCTACGGAGTTCTTAGAGGAGAGCCGAATCAGTGAACTGCTGCGCAAGTACAACAAATTCATGCCGATACCGATCAAATTCGGTACCCGTACAGAAACACTTCCGAAGCCGGAAGATGCCAAGGAAGATGACCCTGCTCCTACCCAGGAGGTTGACAATATCATCAACAATCCCAACCCGGCTTGGACTCGCAAACCGTCAGACCTGGAAGAGGATGACTACAAACAATTCTACAGGGAACTGTACCCCATGCAATTTGAGGAGCCATTGTTCAATATTCACCTGAACGTTGACTACCCGTTTAACTTGACCGGTATTTTGTATTTCCCCAAGTTGTCGAACGACCTTAACATGCAAAAAGACAGGATTCAACTATATCAGAATCAAGTCTTTGTGACTGACAACGTAGAGGGGATCGTACCTGAATTCCTGACCATGTTACGCGGAGTCATCGACTCACCGGATATCCCCTTGAATGTTTCCAGGAGTTACCTGCAAGCGGACGGGGCGGTGAAGAAGATTTCAAGCTATATCACACGGAAAGTGGCCGATAAGCTTAAATCAATTTTCAATGACGATCGGGATGCTTTTCAACAGAAATGGGACGACATCAAGATCGTTGTCGAATACGGGATGTTGACCGAGGATAAATTCTTTGAAAAGGCCCAGAAATTTGCGCTTTACCCAACCGTCGATGGTGATTATTTTACCTTCGAGGAATTGACCGAAAAGATCAAGGAAAACCAGACTGATAAAGAGGACAAACTGGTTGTTCTTTACGCCTCAGATAAGGATCAACAGCACAGTTATATAGAAGCTGCGAAAGGCAAGGGTTACGAAGTGTTGCTACTTAATTCTCCAATTGTTTCTCACCTGATCCAGAAACTGGAATCGGAGCATGAGAATACCACTTTTACAAGAGTTGATTCAGATCACATCGATAAACTGATTCAAAAGGATGAAGAAATCGCTTCCGTTCTCAATGAGGAAGAAAAGGAGCGCCTTAACAGCCTGATGAGTGAAGTTATTCCAAGTGAAAAATTCACACTCCAGCTAGAGGCGATGGATCAGGAAGCCAGTCCTTTTACCATCACCGAGCCCGAATTTATGCGCCGAATGAAGGAAATGCAGAAATCAGGTGGTGGCGGTATGTTTGGGATGGGTAACATGCCCGATGTTTACAATGTGATAGTCAATACAAACCACGAGTTGATTGGTAAGATTTTAGCTACAAAAACTCGTAAAAAACAGGAAAGATTGATCAATCAATCCCTGGATTTAGCCAGATTGAGTAAAAATCTACTCCAGGGTGAGGAGCTAACTAGGTTTATCCAACGAAGTTACGACCTCATAAAATAA
- a CDS encoding TetR family transcriptional regulator C-terminal domain-containing protein produces MSTKQKTARTKTKKLSREDIVALYMNAVLEQSEFPTNVYKFCQEQKIDEAEFYNHFGSLESLRQAIWGQFHHMALGLTQKARGYGKMAAKEKLLTYYFTLFELLTANRSYVLFALDRSEAWSDRMKQLSGLRKGVKSFAKELIEDANDGKTLGIFKHPVELFSEGAWAETIMILKFWMRDDSPKFEETDAFIEKSIRAVFDLFETTPLESVFDLGKFLWKDRMA; encoded by the coding sequence ATGAGTACAAAGCAAAAGACTGCCAGAACAAAAACAAAGAAGCTAAGCCGGGAGGACATTGTGGCTCTATACATGAATGCAGTCCTGGAGCAGAGCGAATTTCCAACTAACGTCTACAAGTTTTGCCAGGAGCAAAAAATCGATGAGGCGGAATTCTACAACCATTTTGGTTCCCTGGAAAGCTTAAGACAAGCTATTTGGGGACAATTTCATCACATGGCTCTGGGATTAACTCAAAAGGCCAGGGGATATGGGAAGATGGCTGCTAAGGAAAAGTTACTGACTTACTATTTCACCTTATTCGAGTTGCTCACAGCCAACCGAAGTTATGTGCTATTTGCCCTAGACCGGTCAGAGGCCTGGTCGGACAGGATGAAACAGCTCAGCGGACTTAGAAAGGGAGTTAAGTCTTTTGCAAAGGAACTTATAGAGGATGCTAATGATGGAAAAACACTTGGTATTTTCAAGCATCCGGTAGAGCTTTTTTCAGAAGGCGCATGGGCAGAGACCATAATGATCTTGAAATTCTGGATGCGCGATGACTCTCCGAAATTTGAAGAAACAGACGCATTCATCGAAAAATCGATACGGGCTGTGTTCGATCTTTTTGAAACGACACCGCTGGAAAGTGTTTTTGATCTGGGTAAATTCCTTTGGAAGGACAGAATGGCTTGA
- a CDS encoding ABC1 kinase family protein produces MKTIDRIPTSKLERATKLVTTGVKVGGNYLKYYGDKLVNDPDAREKLNENNAEDIYDGLKQLKGSALKVAQMLSMERNVMPKAYVEKFSLAQFQVPPLSAPLVRKTFIRYQGTDPDLLFDDFDPESVAAASIGQVHRASKDGKQLAVKIQYPGVAASIQSDLALVKPVAVKMFNLKGKDSEKYFKEIEGKLIEETDYLLELSQSQEITAQCAHIENLRFPKYYPELSSERIITMDWMEGVHLSEFCAGNPDQDLANRIGQTLWDFYMYQMHELKRVHADPHPGNFLISDQGELIAIDFGCIKVVPPEFYQPYFELARPENINNQEVFRQKLMELEILRADDSPKEIEFFAQMFHELLSLFTQPFHCDEFDFADDDYFGRIAELGERYAKDTQLRKMNGNRGSKHFLYINRTFFGLYNLLHDLKAKVLIHNEVDLRKV; encoded by the coding sequence ATGAAGACAATTGATAGAATCCCAACATCTAAACTAGAACGAGCCACCAAATTAGTCACAACAGGTGTCAAGGTAGGTGGAAATTACCTGAAATACTACGGTGACAAATTGGTTAATGACCCGGACGCTCGGGAAAAGCTCAACGAGAACAACGCAGAGGACATCTATGACGGATTAAAGCAACTGAAGGGGTCTGCGTTGAAAGTGGCTCAAATGTTGAGCATGGAGCGCAATGTTATGCCCAAAGCCTATGTCGAGAAATTCTCACTGGCCCAATTCCAAGTACCACCTTTGTCGGCTCCTTTGGTCAGAAAGACCTTTATTCGATATCAAGGAACAGATCCCGATTTGCTATTCGATGATTTTGACCCGGAATCTGTAGCGGCTGCCAGCATTGGGCAGGTACACAGAGCTTCCAAAGACGGCAAACAGCTTGCTGTAAAAATTCAATATCCCGGTGTCGCAGCCAGTATTCAAAGCGATCTTGCATTAGTGAAACCTGTTGCGGTCAAGATGTTCAACCTCAAAGGCAAGGATTCGGAGAAATACTTTAAGGAAATTGAGGGTAAACTGATCGAGGAAACGGATTATTTGCTCGAATTAAGTCAGAGTCAGGAGATCACAGCTCAATGCGCTCACATTGAAAATTTGAGATTTCCGAAATATTACCCGGAACTTTCCAGTGAACGTATCATCACCATGGATTGGATGGAGGGGGTACATTTGTCCGAGTTTTGCGCCGGTAATCCAGATCAGGATTTAGCCAACAGGATAGGGCAAACTCTATGGGATTTCTACATGTATCAAATGCACGAACTCAAACGTGTTCATGCAGACCCACATCCAGGGAATTTCTTAATTAGTGACCAAGGTGAACTGATCGCCATCGACTTTGGTTGTATTAAGGTAGTTCCGCCAGAATTCTATCAGCCCTATTTCGAATTGGCCAGGCCAGAAAATATTAACAATCAAGAAGTATTCCGTCAAAAACTGATGGAACTGGAAATTTTACGGGCAGACGACAGTCCAAAAGAGATCGAATTCTTTGCCCAGATGTTCCACGAACTACTGAGTCTTTTTACTCAGCCATTCCATTGTGACGAATTTGACTTTGCGGACGATGACTATTTCGGTCGAATAGCCGAGCTAGGTGAGCGCTATGCCAAGGATACACAGCTTCGAAAAATGAACGGGAACCGCGGTTCGAAGCACTTTCTTTACATTAACCGAACTTTTTTCGGTCTGTACAATTTACTGCACGACCTGAAAGCCAAGGTGTTAATCCACAATGAGGTGGACTTAAGAAAAGTTTAA